The Nitrospira sp. KM1 genome includes a window with the following:
- a CDS encoding phosphoribosylanthranilate isomerase, with product MTGVSAVRTRVKICGITSAEDAANAVSAGADALGFVFYRQSPRYVSPQLARSIIGRLPPLVVPVGIFVNEGVKVVRDIVDSCGLGLAQLQGDETAAYCEELHRPVLKAVRLKDRRSFLAIAEFRGRAGVRGFLLDRYSEESFGGTGLTADWTLAAEMAESATVVLAGGLTARNVGEAIRVVHPYAVDVSSGVEASPGKKDPEKIRAFIEAVRVVSPM from the coding sequence ATGACCGGCGTATCGGCCGTACGGACCAGAGTCAAGATTTGCGGCATCACAAGCGCCGAAGATGCGGCGAATGCCGTGTCGGCCGGGGCAGACGCGCTTGGGTTCGTATTCTACCGTCAAAGTCCCAGGTACGTGTCCCCGCAGCTGGCCAGATCGATCATTGGAAGGCTGCCGCCGCTCGTCGTGCCGGTAGGCATCTTCGTGAACGAGGGAGTCAAGGTCGTACGAGATATCGTCGATAGCTGCGGTCTCGGGTTGGCCCAGTTGCAGGGAGACGAAACGGCCGCCTATTGCGAGGAGTTGCATCGTCCGGTGCTGAAAGCGGTTCGTCTCAAGGATCGAAGAAGCTTTCTCGCCATAGCGGAATTCAGGGGGCGAGCCGGCGTACGGGGATTTCTCCTCGATCGGTACTCGGAGGAAAGCTTTGGTGGAACCGGCCTAACCGCCGATTGGACGCTTGCCGCCGAAATGGCCGAATCCGCCACCGTCGTGTTGGCAGGAGGACTCACTGCAAGGAATGTCGGAGAGGCGATCCGAGTCGTTCATCCCTATGCTGTCGATGTCAGTAGCGGGGTGGAAGCGTCACCGGGAAAGAAAGATCCTGAAAAAATCAGAGCGTTCATCGAGGCCGTGCGGGTTGTTTCCCCAATGTAG
- the trpB gene encoding tryptophan synthase subunit beta, giving the protein MKPIPDQKGRFGAYGGRYVPETLMPALLDLEKEYEKAKKDRRFQAELSHYLTQYVGRPTQLYFAARLTKRLGGAKIYLKREDLCHTGAHKINNAIGQGLLAKRMKKPRVIAETGAGQHGVATATVAAMFGLQCEIYMGTEDMQRQALNVFRMRLLGSTVTGVDAGSRTLKDAISEAMRDWTTNIETTHYILGSVLGAHPYPMMIRDFQAIIGREARKQILALEGRLPDCLVACVGGGSNAIGLFHAFLKDPRVKMVGVEAGGLGLTSGKHAARFSGGKPGVLQGTMTYLLQDDDGQINLTHSVSAGLDYAAVGPEHSYLREVGRACYTSATDEEALAAFDLLAVEEGIVPALESAHAIAHTVKLAPRMKKNQIIVVNLSGRGDKDVQQVARVRGIAL; this is encoded by the coding sequence ATGAAACCCATACCCGATCAGAAGGGCCGTTTCGGAGCATATGGCGGACGGTATGTTCCCGAGACGCTCATGCCTGCGCTGCTCGACTTAGAGAAGGAATACGAGAAGGCGAAAAAGGACCGCCGCTTTCAAGCCGAACTCTCCCATTACCTGACACAGTACGTCGGTCGCCCCACGCAACTCTACTTTGCCGCCCGGCTCACCAAGCGGTTGGGAGGCGCCAAGATCTATCTTAAGCGCGAAGATCTCTGTCATACGGGGGCTCATAAGATCAACAATGCCATCGGGCAAGGCCTGCTGGCCAAACGGATGAAGAAGCCCCGCGTGATCGCTGAAACCGGTGCAGGCCAACACGGCGTGGCCACCGCCACCGTCGCAGCCATGTTCGGACTCCAGTGCGAGATTTACATGGGCACCGAGGACATGCAGCGACAGGCGCTGAACGTGTTCAGGATGCGCCTGCTGGGGTCGACCGTCACCGGGGTCGATGCCGGCAGCCGTACGCTGAAGGATGCGATCAGTGAAGCCATGCGTGACTGGACGACAAACATCGAAACCACCCACTATATCCTCGGCTCGGTATTGGGGGCACATCCGTATCCGATGATGATCAGAGATTTCCAAGCGATCATCGGCCGCGAGGCGCGCAAACAGATCCTGGCGCTGGAGGGTCGCCTGCCGGATTGTCTGGTGGCCTGTGTCGGAGGGGGCAGCAACGCGATCGGACTGTTTCATGCATTTCTCAAAGATCCACGGGTGAAGATGGTCGGCGTGGAGGCGGGCGGGCTCGGACTCACCAGCGGAAAACATGCGGCCCGTTTCTCCGGAGGTAAGCCAGGTGTTCTCCAAGGCACCATGACCTATCTCCTGCAGGACGATGACGGGCAAATCAATCTCACTCACTCCGTCTCCGCCGGCCTCGACTATGCCGCGGTTGGTCCCGAGCACAGCTATTTGCGAGAGGTCGGCCGCGCCTGCTACACCTCGGCCACGGACGAGGAAGCCTTGGCGGCATTCGATCTGCTCGCAGTAGAGGAGGGAATCGTCCCGGCGCTTGAAAGCGCGCACGCCATCGCCCACACTGTGAAGCTTGCACCCCGGATGAAGAAGAATCAGATCATTGTCGTGAATCTCTCCGGTCGAGGAGACAAGGACGTGCAGCAGGTCGCCCGCGTGCGCGGCATCGCATTATGA
- a CDS encoding aminodeoxychorismate/anthranilate synthase component II — protein sequence MLLMIDNYDSFTYNLVQYFGELGEEVKVFRNDKITVEQIIGMRPTRIVISPGPCTPKEAGVSIETITYFSGKLPVLGVCLGHQSLAMAFGGEVVRAERLMHGKTSKIQHDGKTLFRKLPNPFEATRYHSLIVRRDTLPSCFEVSAETADGEIMGIRHKSLGVEGVQFHPESILTTSGKDLLRNFLTLS from the coding sequence ATGCTACTGATGATCGACAACTACGATTCATTTACGTACAACCTCGTGCAGTATTTCGGCGAGCTCGGGGAAGAGGTCAAAGTCTTCAGAAACGACAAAATCACGGTCGAACAGATCATCGGCATGCGCCCGACACGCATTGTCATTTCCCCCGGTCCCTGTACGCCGAAGGAGGCCGGAGTCTCCATTGAGACCATCACGTACTTCTCAGGCAAGTTACCAGTGCTAGGAGTTTGTCTGGGACATCAGTCTCTCGCGATGGCGTTTGGAGGGGAAGTCGTGCGGGCGGAACGGCTGATGCATGGAAAGACTTCCAAAATTCAACACGACGGCAAAACACTGTTCCGAAAGCTGCCCAACCCGTTCGAGGCGACACGCTATCATTCACTCATCGTCCGTCGCGACACGCTACCGTCCTGCTTCGAGGTTTCAGCGGAAACCGCCGATGGTGAAATCATGGGTATTCGTCATAAGTCCCTTGGCGTCGAGGGAGTCCAATTCCACCCGGAATCCATTCTCACGACTTCAGGGAAAGATCTCCTGCGTAATTTCCTGACACTCTCCTAA
- the trpD gene encoding anthranilate phosphoribosyltransferase translates to MIKDAIAKLADRLSLTEKEAESVMDEIMDGEATPVQIAAYLMGLRLKGETVEEIAGSVSAMRNRAVRLVIGDPLVIDTCGTGGDGRHSFNISTTSAFVVAAAGLTVAKHGNRSVSSKCGSADVLSALGLNIDLQPDRVADCINEVGIGFLFAPLYHGAMKHCAGPRQELGVRTLLNVMGPLTNPAGAAIQVIGVYEPRLTELLGKVLMHLGSQHCFVVHGTDGLDEITLTDRTLVAEAKGGVLSNYVISPSEFGLTPVAGREFGGGTPQDNAAITREILHGRKGPRRDVVCLNAAPALVAGRKVKTLQDGFVLAGQMIDSGAAAEKLARLVAFSRKG, encoded by the coding sequence ATGATTAAAGACGCGATTGCCAAACTGGCTGACCGCCTGTCCTTAACAGAAAAAGAAGCCGAGTCGGTCATGGACGAAATCATGGACGGGGAGGCGACTCCTGTTCAAATCGCGGCCTATCTCATGGGCCTTCGTCTCAAGGGAGAAACCGTAGAGGAAATTGCCGGATCGGTCTCCGCCATGCGGAATCGTGCGGTCCGACTCGTCATTGGGGACCCGCTCGTCATCGACACCTGCGGAACCGGAGGCGATGGTCGCCACTCCTTCAACATCTCGACTACCAGCGCGTTCGTCGTCGCCGCCGCTGGCCTGACCGTGGCGAAACATGGCAATCGTTCGGTCTCATCAAAATGCGGCAGCGCCGATGTCTTATCGGCCTTGGGTCTGAACATCGACCTTCAACCGGATCGCGTGGCCGATTGCATCAACGAGGTCGGCATTGGGTTTCTTTTCGCTCCGCTCTATCACGGGGCCATGAAGCATTGTGCCGGCCCGCGTCAGGAGTTGGGAGTGCGGACCCTGTTGAACGTCATGGGCCCGTTGACCAATCCGGCAGGGGCCGCCATCCAAGTCATCGGCGTCTACGAACCCAGGCTCACTGAACTCTTGGGAAAAGTGCTGATGCATCTCGGGTCTCAGCATTGCTTTGTCGTTCACGGTACGGATGGATTGGATGAAATTACGTTGACGGACCGAACCCTGGTTGCCGAAGCCAAAGGCGGGGTGCTCTCCAATTATGTCATCAGCCCCTCGGAATTCGGATTGACTCCTGTGGCCGGACGCGAATTTGGTGGCGGCACCCCCCAAGACAATGCGGCTATCACCAGAGAGATTCTGCATGGACGAAAAGGACCGCGGCGCGACGTGGTGTGCCTGAATGCGGCCCCGGCCCTGGTCGCCGGACGAAAAGTCAAAACGCTCCAAGATGGATTTGTGCTTGCCGGACAGATGATCGATTCAGGAGCCGCGGCCGAGAAACTGGCTCGCCTGGTGGCTTTTTCTCGGAAGGGATGA
- the trpC gene encoding indole-3-glycerol phosphate synthase TrpC has product MILSRILEHKKAELRRKQSRGYLSELKQRILDLSRPMGFALSLDANRKPGSPALIAEVKKASPSLGLLRPEFHEHFDPVGIAKSYYTYGASALSVLTDNDFFQGSLDNLAAIKRQVPLPALNKEFMVGDIQFYEARAYGADAVLLIVAALERRQLLDFHLLAKELSMDVLFEVHHERELDTVLEWIPDVRLIGINNRDLKTFSTDIAVTIRLAKRIPSDKLMVSESGIHTRSHVEQLVEAGIHAMLVGESLIKAESIESKIAELRGTEISHGCAKEEFR; this is encoded by the coding sequence GTGATTCTGTCGAGAATACTCGAACACAAAAAGGCGGAATTGCGGCGGAAGCAGAGCCGCGGGTATCTCTCTGAACTCAAACAGCGCATCCTCGATTTGTCGCGGCCAATGGGATTTGCGCTTTCCTTGGACGCGAATCGAAAACCCGGCAGTCCGGCGCTCATTGCCGAGGTCAAGAAGGCTTCGCCGAGTCTGGGTCTATTGAGGCCGGAATTTCATGAGCATTTTGATCCCGTCGGCATAGCCAAGTCCTACTATACCTATGGAGCCTCGGCGTTGTCCGTGCTCACGGACAATGACTTCTTCCAAGGAAGTCTCGACAATTTAGCCGCTATTAAACGGCAGGTTCCATTGCCTGCGCTCAACAAAGAGTTCATGGTTGGAGACATCCAGTTCTATGAAGCGAGAGCCTACGGAGCCGACGCCGTCCTCCTCATCGTCGCGGCGTTGGAACGCCGGCAGCTCCTTGACTTTCATCTGCTGGCGAAGGAGCTATCCATGGATGTCCTGTTTGAGGTTCATCATGAACGCGAACTGGATACCGTCCTCGAATGGATCCCGGATGTCCGGCTGATTGGAATTAACAACCGTGACTTGAAGACGTTTTCCACCGACATCGCAGTCACCATACGCCTGGCGAAGCGGATTCCTTCCGACAAGTTGATGGTCAGCGAAAGCGGCATCCATACGCGCTCCCATGTGGAGCAGTTGGTCGAAGCCGGAATCCATGCCATGCTGGTGGGAGAATCTCTCATCAAGGCTGAGTCTATCGAGTCAAAGATCGCTGAGCTACGAGGCACAGAGATCTCGCACGGTTGCGCCAAGGAGGAGTTCCGATGA